From Arcticibacter tournemirensis, one genomic window encodes:
- a CDS encoding sensor histidine kinase yields the protein MKLSTKLTLFITGSKMAIVLLFILALPFLVREIASDYTNRTLRQQQKKVLKIVEKNGLDHYLQGDENYGSYTLLKEEFIAFLPVDTDLKIDAIKDSRRLIEGDTLNYRVLSYTFKSKNKNYLLEIGKTTASIDQYNKPLQRFALYVLITLIVMTILIDLTFIRVLIKPLSAIIKTKLVNSAFPFESQQQRIKTSTTDFKYLDESLILLMKQINEAFYKEREFTSNASHELMTPISILQNKMENFLADENIDEASAIAVVEMMKTVDRLKKITSSLLLISRIENQQYASKEPVQLLPLFEDLIEEIKHRLEEKSIHISLDIAPDVILPDVNKDLIFQLFFNLIHNAIKFNRQDGRISIAGHKLKNGNYMITISDTGIGIPKEDLPFVFDRFRKTNLHSQVGYGLGLAIVKSIAAYLKIDITADSVINEGTTFTLIFRRNTAKL from the coding sequence ATGAAGCTCTCTACAAAACTCACGCTGTTCATTACAGGATCGAAGATGGCCATTGTTTTGCTTTTTATCCTGGCTTTGCCGTTTCTCGTGAGGGAGATCGCCTCTGATTATACGAATCGAACCCTGCGCCAGCAACAAAAAAAGGTACTGAAGATTGTAGAGAAAAACGGACTCGACCATTACTTGCAGGGCGACGAAAATTACGGCAGTTATACGCTGCTGAAGGAGGAATTTATCGCTTTTCTGCCGGTGGATACCGACCTTAAGATCGATGCAATCAAGGATTCAAGAAGACTGATAGAAGGCGATACGCTCAATTACCGCGTTTTAAGCTATACATTTAAAAGTAAGAATAAAAACTACCTCCTTGAGATAGGCAAAACCACGGCGAGCATCGATCAGTACAACAAGCCCCTTCAACGCTTCGCACTATATGTACTGATCACCTTAATCGTTATGACTATCCTGATCGATCTCACCTTTATACGGGTTCTGATCAAACCACTTTCAGCAATCATTAAGACGAAGCTGGTTAACAGTGCATTTCCATTTGAATCCCAGCAGCAACGAATTAAAACCAGCACTACGGATTTCAAATATCTGGACGAGTCCCTCATCTTATTAATGAAACAGATCAACGAAGCCTTTTACAAGGAGCGTGAATTTACGTCAAATGCTTCGCATGAGCTGATGACCCCCATCAGTATCCTCCAGAACAAAATGGAGAATTTCCTGGCTGACGAAAACATAGATGAGGCTTCTGCAATTGCCGTAGTGGAAATGATGAAAACGGTTGACAGGTTAAAGAAGATCACCAGCTCGTTATTACTGATCTCACGGATCGAAAACCAACAGTACGCATCGAAGGAACCTGTACAGTTGTTACCTCTTTTTGAAGATTTGATTGAAGAGATTAAACACAGGCTGGAAGAAAAAAGCATCCATATTTCTTTGGATATTGCACCGGACGTTATTCTTCCAGATGTAAACAAAGACTTAATATTCCAGCTGTTTTTCAACCTGATACACAACGCTATAAAATTCAACCGCCAGGATGGAAGGATTTCAATCGCCGGACATAAGCTGAAAAATGGAAATTACATGATTACCATTAGCGATACTGGCATTGGCATTCCAAAAGAGGATCTCCCTTTTGTCTTTGATCGCTTCAGGAAGACCAACCTGCATTCACAGGTTGGCTATGGCTTGGGACTTGCTATTGTAAAAAGTATTGCGGCCTATCTTAAAATAGATATCACCGCAGATTCGGTAATTAACGAAGGCACTACTTTTACGCTGATATTCAGGCGAAACACCGCAAAATTATAA
- a CDS encoding glycoside hydrolase family 97 protein yields the protein MYHLRNIICGLLLLSCLSRSFAQDLDVSSPDEQLVVKLSLDRGRLYYHVFLQGKEMLEKSPLGLRGSQVDLSSSLRLIEKKSGRIDETYTEPKIKTSTVRYQANELVCKFENQNKNQLEVVFRVSNNNIAFRYHVPQTGEAANFIIEEELSGYKFPLVSTTFLTPQASPMIGWMKTKPSYEEEYVADQPLGVPSKYGVGYTFPSLFHVGDRGWVLLSETGVNSLYCGSKLSEGTKDGLYKIAFPEAGENNGIGRANPTIALPGYTPWRTLTVGNNLKPVVETTISFDVVEPLYKPSKSYSYGRSTWSWLLWQDGSINFDDQKKYIDLSAALGYEFVLVDNWWDTRIGREKIEQLAAYAKDKGVGLLLWYNSNGFWSDAPQGPKNKMNTAIARKPEMAWMQRIGIKGIKVDFFGGDKQETLKLYEDILSDANDYGLAVIFHGSTLPRGWERMYPNFVGSEAVLASENLIFTQHANDTEAFNASLHPFIRNSVASMDFGPVLLNKRHNRENNGGTTRKTTETFQLATAILFQTPVQNFGITPNNLVEMPAYVIDFMKKVPTTWDETVFIDGYPGKYCVLARRHENTWYIAGINAEEKPKTLRVSLPMLSGKEVMLYSDNQGREPQRTSVRLKKNKTLTLSLLPGGGNIIVGE from the coding sequence ATGTATCATCTTAGGAACATAATCTGCGGATTATTATTGTTGTCATGTTTGTCGAGGTCCTTTGCACAGGACCTGGATGTTTCCAGCCCGGATGAACAACTTGTTGTTAAGCTGTCACTAGACCGTGGCAGGCTCTACTATCATGTGTTCCTGCAGGGAAAAGAAATGCTGGAAAAGTCGCCTCTGGGTTTACGGGGCAGTCAGGTTGACTTAAGTTCAAGCCTTCGTCTTATAGAAAAGAAATCAGGCAGGATCGACGAAACATATACTGAACCGAAAATAAAAACAAGCACGGTCAGGTATCAGGCGAACGAACTGGTTTGTAAATTTGAAAATCAAAATAAGAATCAGCTAGAGGTCGTATTCCGTGTGAGTAATAATAATATTGCTTTCAGATACCATGTCCCGCAGACAGGCGAAGCTGCTAACTTTATCATTGAGGAAGAGCTAAGCGGGTACAAATTCCCGTTGGTCAGCACTACTTTTTTAACACCCCAGGCATCTCCTATGATTGGCTGGATGAAAACCAAACCCAGTTATGAAGAAGAGTACGTTGCCGACCAGCCTTTAGGTGTTCCGTCAAAATATGGTGTTGGTTATACCTTTCCTTCGCTCTTTCATGTAGGTGACAGAGGCTGGGTGTTATTATCAGAAACTGGAGTAAACAGTCTATACTGCGGATCGAAGCTGAGCGAAGGCACTAAAGATGGCTTATATAAGATTGCATTCCCCGAAGCAGGTGAAAATAATGGTATCGGACGTGCGAACCCCACCATTGCGTTGCCTGGTTATACTCCCTGGCGAACCCTTACTGTGGGAAACAACCTGAAGCCTGTTGTTGAAACGACTATTTCGTTTGATGTGGTGGAGCCGCTGTATAAGCCGTCCAAATCTTACTCATATGGTCGTTCTACCTGGAGCTGGTTGTTGTGGCAAGACGGCAGCATTAACTTTGACGATCAGAAAAAGTATATCGATCTCTCTGCTGCTCTGGGGTATGAATTTGTGCTCGTGGATAATTGGTGGGACACCAGAATAGGACGTGAAAAAATTGAACAACTGGCGGCATACGCTAAGGATAAAGGAGTTGGTTTGCTCCTTTGGTATAATTCGAACGGCTTCTGGAGTGATGCACCGCAGGGACCAAAGAATAAGATGAATACAGCCATTGCACGAAAGCCGGAAATGGCCTGGATGCAACGGATCGGTATCAAAGGTATTAAAGTGGATTTTTTCGGAGGAGACAAGCAGGAGACCCTGAAGCTTTACGAAGACATTCTTTCTGATGCGAATGATTACGGATTGGCAGTGATTTTTCATGGAAGTACGTTGCCTCGTGGCTGGGAACGCATGTACCCCAATTTTGTAGGTAGTGAAGCTGTACTGGCTTCCGAAAATTTAATTTTCACACAGCATGCCAATGATACTGAAGCGTTCAACGCAAGCCTGCATCCCTTTATCCGTAATTCTGTAGCTTCTATGGATTTTGGCCCTGTCTTGCTTAACAAACGTCATAACCGGGAGAACAACGGGGGAACCACCAGGAAGACCACAGAGACCTTTCAATTGGCAACAGCAATCTTGTTTCAAACGCCGGTACAGAATTTCGGTATCACTCCTAATAATCTGGTTGAAATGCCCGCTTACGTTATTGATTTCATGAAAAAGGTTCCGACCACCTGGGACGAGACAGTGTTCATAGATGGTTATCCCGGAAAATACTGTGTGCTGGCGAGACGCCATGAAAATACGTGGTACATTGCAGGCATTAATGCAGAAGAAAAACCAAAAACACTAAGAGTGTCTTTGCCGATGTTGTCGGGCAAAGAAGTGATGTTGTATTCGGATAACCAGGGGAGAGAACCGCAACGGACTTCGGTACGTCTCAAAAAAAATAAAACATTAACACTTTCCTTATTGCCTGGAGGCGGAAATATTATTGTCGGAGAGTAA
- a CDS encoding PAS domain-containing protein — MSPLPSLILEKEKGGSFIIREASHSYLRLIEGIADDVIGISFADFIFNGRFVFQEPELFGRTPDKIQGTDSSSKLIQRVKRKDNGDERFWLIETRSLEDEITNKATLVLQTVTDITESIMAGEIRQEARVSDSRNPGKASLHTHPDAVFSIDLQGRFLRANDSLLKLAECGEDDILSTSFLLFIVPEEQEIALDLFNTALKGEVIHFEINTITSKGNRKHLAVTNIPMVVNGTVAGVYVLAKDITVEYLVRQELAEEQRQREASVNRMYEALDSITDGFISLDHNWTITYWNKASERIFGINRRDLIGKNLWDVYPPSKHPDFYSAYQKALYEKVVVRFSTYSARFNKHFDVSVYPSDEGLSIYFHDYSEKVEIEKKIRESAEKYDLISKATSDAVWDFDFAADSVTWNKGVKEIFGYSDQVTSFQWWGDHIHPEDAPEVINSIKKLIASRASFWQKEYRFRCNDGTYRYVLDRGFLMLNDQDEVVRIIGSMQDISRIREKERELQESLLLYKLVTNVTSDAIYEWDLNTNKIQWNESIGPLFGYDKSDDPSLEHWWVDKMHPQDLEKVHAVLMDAIEHKLDRLKREYRFRCSDGKYKFIKDSCTIIYQDGKAVKIIGAIKDINDLKRANAENERLVNLINKVNNLIIISDPDMRILWVNEAFVSHCGYSREEVYGKTPMELLHGEETNAETVALLKAQLGRGQSFSGELVNYTKNGEKYWIHLNCTPVFDEDDGFKGFVAVSNVITERKEREGRLQKQTAALRNIAWLSSHEVRKPAANILGILALLRHADMQEEVNEYVGLLEQAAEELDRIVRDISRKINSIEIE, encoded by the coding sequence ATGTCTCCTCTTCCATCTCTCATTCTGGAAAAAGAGAAGGGCGGGAGTTTTATTATCAGGGAAGCGAGTCATAGCTATTTGCGACTCATCGAAGGGATTGCAGATGATGTAATAGGAATTAGTTTCGCAGACTTCATTTTCAACGGTCGGTTCGTTTTTCAGGAACCAGAACTATTTGGCCGTACCCCGGACAAGATACAAGGAACAGACAGTTCCAGCAAACTCATCCAGCGCGTTAAACGCAAGGATAATGGAGATGAAAGATTCTGGCTTATCGAAACCCGCAGCCTTGAGGATGAAATAACAAATAAAGCTACCTTGGTTTTGCAAACCGTTACCGATATAACGGAAAGTATCATGGCGGGCGAAATTCGCCAGGAAGCGCGGGTGAGTGATTCAAGAAACCCGGGGAAGGCCTCGCTTCACACTCATCCAGATGCCGTTTTTTCCATCGACCTCCAGGGTCGTTTCTTAAGGGCCAACGATAGCTTATTGAAACTGGCTGAATGTGGCGAGGACGACATTTTATCGACGTCTTTTCTTCTTTTTATCGTCCCAGAGGAGCAGGAAATTGCTTTGGACTTGTTTAATACAGCCTTAAAGGGAGAGGTTATACATTTCGAGATTAATACCATTACGTCAAAAGGGAATAGGAAGCATCTCGCTGTTACCAATATTCCGATGGTAGTAAACGGAACTGTTGCAGGTGTATACGTATTAGCTAAAGACATAACTGTTGAATATTTAGTTCGCCAGGAATTGGCGGAGGAGCAAAGGCAACGGGAGGCTTCTGTTAACAGAATGTACGAGGCTTTGGATAGCATTACTGACGGATTTATTTCACTTGACCACAACTGGACCATTACTTACTGGAATAAGGCATCTGAGAGGATATTTGGAATAAACCGGAGGGACCTGATTGGAAAAAATTTATGGGATGTGTATCCTCCATCCAAACATCCGGATTTCTATTCGGCATATCAAAAGGCACTTTATGAAAAGGTCGTCGTCAGATTCAGCACTTATTCCGCACGGTTCAATAAACATTTTGATGTAAGCGTTTATCCTTCCGATGAAGGTCTCTCTATTTATTTTCATGATTACTCCGAAAAGGTGGAGATCGAGAAAAAGATAAGAGAAAGCGCTGAAAAATATGATTTGATCTCGAAAGCCACCAGTGACGCAGTGTGGGACTTTGATTTTGCTGCCGATTCGGTTACCTGGAATAAGGGCGTTAAGGAGATCTTTGGATATTCCGACCAGGTCACTTCTTTTCAATGGTGGGGGGATCACATCCATCCGGAAGACGCTCCGGAAGTTATAAATAGTATAAAGAAACTTATTGCAAGCAGGGCAAGCTTTTGGCAAAAGGAGTATCGTTTCAGATGTAACGACGGAACTTACCGTTATGTGCTCGACCGGGGTTTCCTGATGTTAAACGATCAGGATGAAGTGGTCAGAATAATTGGTTCAATGCAGGATATCTCGCGGATCAGGGAGAAAGAGCGAGAGCTTCAAGAAAGCTTGCTTCTTTATAAGCTTGTTACGAATGTTACCAGCGACGCGATTTACGAATGGGACCTGAATACAAACAAGATTCAATGGAACGAGTCTATCGGGCCACTTTTTGGTTATGACAAATCTGATGACCCATCACTGGAGCACTGGTGGGTTGATAAAATGCATCCGCAAGATCTGGAAAAGGTGCATGCTGTACTGATGGACGCCATAGAGCATAAACTAGACAGACTCAAAAGAGAGTACCGTTTTCGTTGCAGTGATGGTAAGTACAAGTTTATTAAAGATAGTTGTACAATTATTTATCAGGACGGAAAGGCCGTGAAGATTATTGGTGCGATCAAGGATATTAACGATCTGAAAAGGGCGAATGCTGAGAACGAAAGGCTGGTTAACCTGATTAATAAAGTGAACAACCTGATCATTATCAGCGATCCAGATATGCGAATTTTGTGGGTGAATGAAGCCTTTGTTTCGCATTGTGGTTATTCGCGTGAAGAAGTGTACGGAAAGACTCCTATGGAACTGCTGCATGGCGAGGAAACCAATGCCGAAACGGTGGCTCTATTGAAAGCCCAGCTTGGGAGGGGGCAAAGTTTCTCGGGAGAACTTGTTAATTATACAAAGAATGGTGAAAAATACTGGATCCATTTGAACTGTACCCCCGTTTTCGACGAAGATGATGGATTCAAAGGCTTTGTTGCGGTTTCGAATGTGATTACTGAAAGAAAAGAGAGAGAGGGACGATTACAGAAGCAGACTGCTGCCCTCAGGAACATCGCCTGGCTGAGTTCTCATGAGGTAAGAAAGCCCGCTGCAAACATTCTTGGAATTTTGGCTTTGCTTAGACATGCAGATATGCAGGAAGAGGTAAATGAATACGTCGGGTTGCTGGAACAGGCGGCCGAAGAGCTTGATCGCATTGTGAGAGACATCAGCCGGAAGATCAATAGTATTGAAATAGAATAA
- a CDS encoding SAM-dependent methyltransferase, whose amino-acid sequence MSNKAASVFFDQKFSETYDERNRNLSPIFKNLHFLLGLVLADLPVNAHILCVGVGTGEEIIALSAAHPDWQFTGIEPSVPMAGICKEKIQEIGLADRCTILNGYLSDVDQGANYDAVLCLLVTHFITDHNERQLMFNDMYARLKEGGYLINADISDNMSSPQFQSILEKWKVMHKHSGASEQALENMEKALATHVSVVSKDKMESFLRGAGFALPVQFFQSLLIRAWYSKKE is encoded by the coding sequence ATGTCTAATAAAGCAGCATCCGTTTTTTTTGATCAAAAATTTTCAGAGACCTACGATGAACGCAATCGTAACTTATCTCCAATTTTTAAGAATTTGCATTTCCTGTTGGGCCTGGTGCTGGCAGATCTGCCTGTTAATGCACATATCCTCTGTGTTGGCGTCGGGACGGGAGAGGAAATAATTGCTTTGTCCGCGGCTCATCCCGACTGGCAGTTTACCGGCATTGAGCCATCTGTACCCATGGCCGGCATATGCAAGGAGAAAATACAGGAGATAGGGCTTGCTGACCGCTGCACCATCCTCAATGGATATCTTTCTGATGTAGATCAGGGTGCAAACTACGATGCTGTTCTCTGCCTTCTTGTTACTCACTTTATTACTGATCACAATGAACGTCAGTTGATGTTTAACGACATGTACGCCAGGTTAAAGGAGGGGGGATATCTGATAAATGCAGATATCAGTGATAACATGTCTTCACCTCAATTTCAAAGTATTCTGGAGAAATGGAAAGTAATGCATAAGCATTCAGGCGCCTCTGAACAAGCTTTAGAGAATATGGAGAAGGCATTAGCCACCCATGTTTCCGTGGTGTCAAAAGACAAAATGGAGAGCTTCCTGCGCGGCGCAGGTTTTGCGTTACCTGTCCAATTTTTTCAGTCCCTGCTAATCCGGGCATGGTATTCAAAAAAGGAGTAG
- a CDS encoding family 43 glycosylhydrolase, which yields MKPVNWIMKNECQFTRLILFVVLIVGFAGRLFSQTYKSGPSDKDFAGYLFAYFKGNVVEDEAVCFAISTDGYNYRALNGNKPVLDSKVISSTGGVRDPHILRGEDGQSYYMVLTDMTSSKGWDSNRAMVLLKSRDLINWQHTVVNIQQRYKGQEDLKRVWAPQTIFDPAAQKYMVYWSMQHGNGPDIIYYAYANRDFTGFDSEPKILFRPGNGKSCIDGDIINKNGLFYLFYKTEGHGNGIKLALTDSLTSGKWIEQPGYKQQTRDAVEGSGVFKLNHSDKYILMYDVYGKGKYQFCESTDLDRFKVIDQNVKMDFHPRHGTIIPVSRTELKNLTARWGVPEGMEISLKKNPVLDGFYADPDVLYSNKTKKYYIYPTSDGFDGWGGYYFKTFSSTDLTNWTDEGVILDLKKDVSWGNRNAWAPTITEKKINGKYKYYYYFTAAQKIGVAVSDLPTGPFRDSGKPLIDFKPEGINRGQEIDPAVFSDPKSGKSYLYWGNGYLAVAELNKDMVSLKANTTRVLTPDKTFREGCYVICRKGTYYFLWSEDDTRSENYRVRYGTSRSPFGPIEIPENNLILQKDPSKGIYGTGHCSVLQVPGKDEWYMVYHRFNYPEGIHMGDAAGFNREVCIDPMHFDQNGNIVPVVPSH from the coding sequence ATGAAACCTGTAAACTGGATAATGAAGAATGAATGTCAATTTACGAGACTAATACTCTTTGTAGTTTTAATCGTGGGCTTTGCCGGAAGGTTATTTAGCCAGACTTATAAATCGGGGCCGTCCGATAAAGATTTTGCTGGCTACTTGTTTGCCTACTTCAAAGGGAATGTGGTAGAAGATGAAGCTGTTTGCTTTGCGATCAGCACCGATGGATACAATTATCGAGCTTTGAATGGCAACAAGCCAGTGCTCGATTCTAAAGTGATCAGTAGTACCGGTGGCGTGCGCGACCCTCATATCCTTCGTGGTGAAGACGGTCAGTCGTATTATATGGTTTTAACTGACATGACTTCATCGAAAGGGTGGGACTCTAACCGGGCCATGGTGCTGTTGAAGTCGCGTGATTTGATAAACTGGCAACATACTGTTGTGAACATACAACAACGTTACAAGGGGCAGGAAGATCTGAAGCGTGTATGGGCTCCACAGACGATATTTGATCCTGCGGCGCAGAAGTATATGGTTTACTGGTCTATGCAGCATGGCAACGGTCCTGATATCATCTACTATGCTTATGCCAATCGCGACTTTACCGGTTTTGATTCGGAACCTAAAATTCTGTTCCGACCTGGAAATGGCAAGTCGTGTATTGATGGAGATATTATTAACAAAAACGGACTGTTTTACTTGTTTTATAAGACTGAAGGACATGGCAATGGGATTAAACTTGCATTGACAGATTCACTCACCTCAGGGAAATGGATTGAACAGCCAGGATATAAGCAGCAAACCAGGGACGCTGTTGAGGGATCGGGCGTTTTCAAGTTAAACCATTCGGATAAGTATATTTTGATGTACGACGTTTATGGCAAAGGCAAATATCAGTTCTGTGAAAGTACCGATTTGGACAGGTTTAAAGTGATCGATCAGAACGTGAAGATGGATTTTCATCCGCGTCATGGAACCATTATTCCGGTCTCACGCACAGAATTAAAAAATTTGACCGCCCGCTGGGGTGTACCGGAAGGTATGGAGATATCTCTGAAAAAGAATCCTGTACTTGATGGATTTTATGCTGATCCTGATGTGCTGTATTCTAATAAAACGAAGAAATATTACATTTATCCTACCAGTGATGGCTTTGACGGCTGGGGTGGATATTATTTTAAAACATTCTCTTCAACCGATCTGACTAACTGGACCGATGAGGGTGTGATATTGGATTTGAAGAAAGACGTTTCATGGGGAAACCGTAACGCCTGGGCGCCTACCATTACCGAGAAGAAGATAAACGGTAAATACAAATACTATTATTACTTCACCGCGGCTCAGAAAATAGGAGTAGCCGTATCCGACCTGCCTACTGGTCCATTTAGGGATTCGGGGAAACCGCTTATAGATTTTAAGCCAGAAGGTATCAACAGAGGACAGGAAATTGATCCAGCTGTATTTAGTGACCCAAAGAGCGGCAAAAGTTATTTATACTGGGGTAACGGATACCTGGCTGTAGCCGAACTAAATAAGGATATGGTTTCACTGAAAGCGAATACTACCAGGGTTTTAACTCCGGATAAAACATTCAGGGAAGGTTGTTACGTGATCTGCAGGAAGGGGACTTATTATTTTCTATGGTCGGAAGATGATACACGCAGTGAGAATTACCGGGTGCGTTATGGAACATCACGGTCGCCCTTTGGTCCGATCGAAATTCCCGAAAATAACCTGATACTGCAGAAGGATCCATCAAAGGGTATATATGGTACAGGGCATTGCTCCGTATTGCAGGTACCCGGAAAGGATGAATGGTATATGGTTTACCATCGGTTTAATTATCCTGAAGGGATACACATGGGAGATGCTGCAGGATTTAACAGAGAGGTTTGTATCGATCCGATGCATTTTGACCAAAATGGAAATATTGTACCGGTAGTACCGTCTCATTAA
- a CDS encoding response regulator transcription factor — protein MKVLIVEDEKTLAYEMEAFLKKNFYVCDLAHSLKSGLEKAELNQYDFILIDLSLPDGDGLEVLKSARKSNPDAAYIIITARTNLKDRVSGLDLGADDYLAKPFYLLELKSRMLAIARRKFNIAEKLIPVGQFQVDIQKRQVLFEGSEIEFSRKEFDLLSYLLIHRGRVLTRVQLSEHIWGTFVNDDYDSNYIDAHIKNIRKKLNARASSEWLETVRGVGYRIKK, from the coding sequence ATGAAAGTATTAATTGTTGAAGACGAAAAAACACTGGCCTACGAAATGGAGGCCTTCCTCAAAAAGAACTTTTACGTGTGCGATCTTGCCCACTCTTTAAAGAGCGGGCTCGAAAAGGCAGAGCTTAACCAATATGACTTTATTTTAATCGATCTCAGTTTACCCGACGGAGATGGGCTGGAAGTTCTGAAATCCGCCAGGAAGAGTAACCCTGACGCTGCGTATATCATCATCACAGCCAGAACCAACCTGAAAGACCGGGTGAGCGGGCTCGACCTTGGAGCCGATGATTATCTGGCAAAACCTTTTTACCTGCTCGAATTAAAATCGAGGATGCTGGCCATAGCGAGACGGAAGTTTAATATTGCCGAAAAGCTGATTCCGGTTGGACAGTTTCAGGTAGATATTCAAAAACGACAGGTACTGTTTGAAGGAAGTGAAATAGAGTTTTCACGCAAAGAATTTGATCTGCTAAGCTACCTGCTGATACACAGGGGCCGTGTACTCACCCGCGTACAGCTCAGTGAGCACATCTGGGGAACTTTTGTTAATGACGACTATGATTCGAACTACATTGACGCCCATATAAAAAACATACGTAAAAAACTCAACGCCCGGGCTTCTTCAGAATGGCTGGAAACAGTACGAGGAGTAGGTTACCGGATTAAAAAGTAA
- a CDS encoding glycoside hydrolase family 43 protein, protein MKSIISSCIIMLTVLQIAAQEKQEIFFADPTIYVQNGKYYLTGTGGGKGKPGFSVLESTDLKSWASPAGTKGPAYMILSKGDQTYGTDGFWAPQIFKANNTYYLAYTASEQTALAQSSSLLGPYRQKEAVPIDGSAKNIDPFVFKDDDGKYYLYHVRFNKGNYLWVAEFNLKEGKIKPVTLKKCFDQTESWEATPNFESVPIMEGPTVFKLKNKYYLFYSANHFKNIDYSVGYAISDSPYGPWTKQKDSPIIHRSVTGENGSGHGDLFKGLDGELYYVYHVHFDSGQVSPRRTRIVPVVKQWDAQASIYKFSVKRDEIIVPVLK, encoded by the coding sequence ATGAAATCTATTATCAGCAGTTGCATTATTATGCTAACCGTTCTGCAAATAGCAGCTCAGGAGAAACAGGAAATATTTTTTGCTGACCCGACCATCTATGTCCAGAACGGCAAATATTATCTTACCGGGACCGGAGGAGGCAAGGGAAAACCGGGATTTAGTGTTTTAGAATCTACAGACCTTAAGTCGTGGGCTTCGCCCGCGGGGACAAAGGGCCCTGCTTACATGATCCTGAGCAAGGGCGATCAGACTTATGGTACCGATGGTTTCTGGGCGCCACAAATATTTAAGGCAAACAATACCTATTATCTGGCATATACCGCCAGTGAACAAACAGCCTTAGCTCAGTCCAGTTCTTTGTTAGGTCCCTACAGGCAGAAGGAAGCTGTACCAATTGATGGTTCGGCTAAAAATATTGATCCGTTTGTTTTCAAAGACGACGACGGTAAATATTACTTGTACCACGTTCGGTTTAATAAGGGTAATTATTTGTGGGTGGCAGAGTTTAACCTGAAGGAGGGTAAGATAAAGCCTGTAACGTTAAAGAAATGCTTTGACCAGACTGAATCCTGGGAGGCCACTCCTAATTTTGAATCGGTGCCAATCATGGAAGGACCTACTGTTTTTAAACTAAAGAATAAATATTATCTGTTTTATTCAGCTAACCATTTCAAGAATATAGACTATTCTGTTGGCTACGCTATTTCCGACTCTCCGTACGGTCCATGGACCAAACAGAAAGACAGTCCGATTATTCACCGCTCTGTAACCGGAGAAAATGGCTCAGGTCACGGAGATTTGTTTAAAGGGTTGGACGGCGAATTATATTACGTATATCATGTTCATTTTGACAGTGGACAAGTAAGCCCCAGGCGAACACGGATAGTCCCGGTAGTGAAGCAGTGGGATGCTCAGGCAAGTATTTATAAATTCAGCGTCAAGCGGGATGAGATTATTGTGCCTGTACTTAAATAG
- a CDS encoding VOC family protein translates to MKLNPYLNFDGNAEEAFRFYQSVFGGELFLQRMDNAPGGENLPNSEKNRVMHVSIPIGDGQFLMASDCLPSAGHVLRVGNNNYISITPDSREEADRIFKGLSEGGTVEMPMADMFWGDYFGSFVDKFGVYWMINLPSSKA, encoded by the coding sequence ATGAAATTAAATCCTTATTTAAACTTTGACGGGAATGCAGAAGAGGCATTCAGGTTTTATCAATCGGTTTTTGGAGGGGAGCTGTTCCTGCAAAGAATGGATAACGCCCCCGGTGGCGAAAATCTGCCAAACAGCGAGAAGAACCGCGTAATGCATGTTTCTATTCCGATTGGCGATGGTCAGTTCCTGATGGCCTCCGATTGTTTGCCGAGCGCTGGTCACGTATTGCGTGTGGGTAATAACAACTACATTTCTATTACTCCTGACAGCAGGGAAGAGGCAGACCGGATTTTCAAAGGCCTTTCAGAAGGTGGTACTGTAGAGATGCCGATGGCCGACATGTTTTGGGGTGATTATTTCGGTTCATTTGTCGATAAGTTCGGCGTTTACTGGATGATCAACCTGCCGTCGTCAAAGGCGTGA